The sequence TTAAAAGTTAAAAGTTATTGTGTTATTGGGTTATTTCTCTGTGCAACTCTGCGGTTCTCTGCGCAACTCTGTGTAATAATTTTTTTGGCAATTGTTGATAAAACCCAATAATTCACAACCACTTCATTCTAAAGAAAACAGCAATTTCGTTACTTTTATCAATTGAACTTTTAATGAAAAGATACCCGCCTGCGCGGGCATTTATTATGGCGAAGAAGGAAACCCCATTAATGAAGCAGTATAATACCATTAAAGCAAAGTATCCCGACGCTTTGTTGCTCTTTCGTGTGGGCGATTTTTACGAAACTTTTGGGGAAGATGCCATTCGCGCCGCAGGAATTTTAAATATTACACTTACCGCCCGCAATAATGGGGGCGACAATGTGGAACTCGCTGGTTTTCCGTATCATTCCTTAAATACATATTTACCAAAATTGGTAATGGCCGGTTGTCGCGTTGCTATCTGCGATCAATTGGAAGATCCAAAAATGACCAAAACTATCGTAAAGCGCGGCGTTACAGAATTGGTTACGCCTGGAGTTGCTTTTAATGATGATATTTTACAATCTAAGTCGAATAATTTTTTAGCTGCTGTTCATTTCGGTTCAAAGAATTTGGGCGTTTCCTTTTTGGATGTTTCCACAGGCGAATTCTTGGTTTCTGAAGGTTCTGCGGAATATATAGACAAACTACTTCAGAATTTTAATCCTTCGGAAGTGCTTTTTTCAAAACAAAAACGAAAGCTTTTTTCTGAAACTTTTGGTAATGAATATCACGTTTTCCACCTCGAAGACTGGATTTTTCAAACAGATTATTCCTTTGGAACACTCACGAAGCATTTCGACGTAAAAAACCTAAAAGGTTTTGGGGTGGATCATTTGGAAGACGGCATTATTGCTGCAGGTGCTGCGCTTCATTATTTAAGTGAAACGCGACATACAAAATTGCAACATATTTCTCGTTTGTCGAGAATTGCCGAAGACGAATACGTCTGGATGGACCGATTTACAATTCGCAATTTGGAATTGTACCATTCACATCAGCAGAATGCGGTTACGCTTTTAGATGTTATTGACAAAACTATTTCGCCAATGGGCGGACGACTTTTGAAGCGCTGGATGGCGCTTCCGCTTAAAAATGCGGACAAAATAAACCGTCGGCACGAAGTGGTAAGTTTTCTGTTGGACAATCCTGTTACTTTAGAAAAAACCCAGCAATACACTAAACGCATTGGCGATTTGGAACGTTTAATTTCAAAAGTTGCTACGGGAAAAGTGAATCCACGCGAGGTTATTCAGCTTAAAAATTCTTTGGAAGCCGTGGTTCCTATAAAATTGCTGGCTTTAAATTCGAAAAATGAATCGCTTAAAATTATTGGCGAACAGTTGCACGACTGCGAATTGCTTCGGAATAAAATTAAAGAAACACTTTTTGAAGACGCTCCTGTTAATATTTTAAAAGGGAATTCCATAGCTGAAGGTTTTTCTGAAACGCTTGATGAACTTCGAAATATTTCAGCAAACGGAAAAGGATATTTAGACCAAATGCTGCAGCGCGAAACGAAACTCACAGGAATTTCTTCGCTTAAAATTGCTTCCAACAACGTTTTTGGATATTATATTGAAGTCCGAAACACCCATAAAGACAAAGTTCCGCAGGAATGGATTCGTAAACAAACCTTGGTAAATGCAGAAAGATATATAACCGAAGAATTAAAAGAATACGAAACCAAAATTCTAGGCGCCGAAGAAAAAATTCTTGCTCTAGAGCAAGAGATTTTTGGAAAATTGGTGGAGTGGATGCTTCAATATATTGCCTCGGTTCAGCAAAATGCAGCGTTGATTGCACAAATGGATTGTTTGTGTTCCTTCGCCACCCAGGCGAAAGAAGCAAATTATACACGTCCGCTGCTCGATGATACTTTTGATTTAGATATAAAAGATGGCCGCCATCCGGTTATTGAAAAGCAGCTTCCGCCAGACGCGCCCTATATTGCAAATGATGTTTTTTTAGATTGCGAAAACCAGCAAATAATAATGATTACTGGGCCAAACATGAGTGGTAAATCTGCCATTCTTCGTCAAACGGCTTTAATCGTTTTATTGGCACAGATGGGGAGTTTTGTTCCAGCTTCGGCAGTGCGAATGGGCTGTGTGGATAAAATATTTACAAGGGTAGGAGCCAGTGATAATATCTCGATGGGCGAATCTACTTTTATGGTCGAGATGAATGAGACGGCGAGTATTCTAAACAACCTTTCAGAAAAAAGTTTGATTCTTTTGGATGAAATAGGTCGTGGAACAAGCACTTATGATGGAATCTCGATCGCCTGGGCTATCAGTGAATATTTGCACGAACACCCTTCCCGAGCAAAAACGCTTTTTGCCACGCATTATCACGAGTTAAACGAAATGACCGAAACTTTTGCACGAATCAAAAACTATAATGTTTCAGTTAAGGAATTGAAAGACAACGTTCTTTTTCTTCGGAAATTGGTTCCAGGAGGAAGTCACCACAGTTTTGGAATTCACGTAGCAAAAATGGCGGGAATGCCACAAGCTGTCCTTTTACGAGCAAATAAAATCTTGAAAAGACTAGAAAAGAGCCATGCTTCTGAAGAATTGACCGAAGAAATGAAGAAAGTTTCAAAAGAAGAGATGCAATTGAGCTTTTTTAAATTGGATGATCCACTGCTAGAAGAGCTTCGTGAAGAAATTTTAGAGATTGATATTGACACACTTACGCCAGTGGAAGCCTTGATGAAGCTTAATGAAATTAGAAGAATGTTACAGCGGAATGCATCGGTTAAAATGAAAAAGTAAAATACATCAATAATTTATCAAAAAAGACTTTGCTTTTGAAGTAAAATTTTTAAATTTGCTCCCGCTTTCAATAGGAAGCGAAGTTCTTTAATTAATTTGCGAAAATAGCTCAGTTGGTAGAGCGCCACCTTGCCAAGGTGGAGGTCGCGGGTTCGAATCCCGTTTTTCGCTCAACCTTAAATGCCGAATACAGTTCGGCATTTTTTGTTAAGCCGCAGTTGTTTTAGACAACTAATTTAAGCTCGAGTGGTGGAATTGGTAGACACGCCGGACTTAAAATCCTGTGACCATCTGGTCGTGCGGGTTCAAGTCCCGCCTCGAGTACAGAATCCCCTTTGTTGAAAGACATCGGGGATTTTTTGTTTTCAGATTATAACAACAGTATATATGTTGTATTCCAAATCTATTGATAGTTATTATACAGTTCGCTGTTTAGAATTCTATAAACGTTTTCAACCGCATTTGGATAAAATATTTTACAATTCATAATGAAGAAGGGCATCGCTGAATTTAATATTTACAAATGAATGATTTTGAGCATTGGCAAACGAACAAAATAGAAAATCACATAATATCTA comes from Aequorivita sublithincola DSM 14238 and encodes:
- the mutS gene encoding DNA mismatch repair protein MutS — translated: MKRYPPARAFIMAKKETPLMKQYNTIKAKYPDALLLFRVGDFYETFGEDAIRAAGILNITLTARNNGGDNVELAGFPYHSLNTYLPKLVMAGCRVAICDQLEDPKMTKTIVKRGVTELVTPGVAFNDDILQSKSNNFLAAVHFGSKNLGVSFLDVSTGEFLVSEGSAEYIDKLLQNFNPSEVLFSKQKRKLFSETFGNEYHVFHLEDWIFQTDYSFGTLTKHFDVKNLKGFGVDHLEDGIIAAGAALHYLSETRHTKLQHISRLSRIAEDEYVWMDRFTIRNLELYHSHQQNAVTLLDVIDKTISPMGGRLLKRWMALPLKNADKINRRHEVVSFLLDNPVTLEKTQQYTKRIGDLERLISKVATGKVNPREVIQLKNSLEAVVPIKLLALNSKNESLKIIGEQLHDCELLRNKIKETLFEDAPVNILKGNSIAEGFSETLDELRNISANGKGYLDQMLQRETKLTGISSLKIASNNVFGYYIEVRNTHKDKVPQEWIRKQTLVNAERYITEELKEYETKILGAEEKILALEQEIFGKLVEWMLQYIASVQQNAALIAQMDCLCSFATQAKEANYTRPLLDDTFDLDIKDGRHPVIEKQLPPDAPYIANDVFLDCENQQIIMITGPNMSGKSAILRQTALIVLLAQMGSFVPASAVRMGCVDKIFTRVGASDNISMGESTFMVEMNETASILNNLSEKSLILLDEIGRGTSTYDGISIAWAISEYLHEHPSRAKTLFATHYHELNEMTETFARIKNYNVSVKELKDNVLFLRKLVPGGSHHSFGIHVAKMAGMPQAVLLRANKILKRLEKSHASEELTEEMKKVSKEEMQLSFFKLDDPLLEELREEILEIDIDTLTPVEALMKLNEIRRMLQRNASVKMKK